The following proteins are encoded in a genomic region of Nitrospinota bacterium:
- the accD gene encoding acetyl-CoA carboxylase, carboxyltransferase subunit beta, with product MEWLKKLKKPKVKIRTKKIQIPEGLWVKCEKCKEIVYKKDIVNNLNICPKCNHHYKLGARDWVLLLLDDGSFSEYDSGLTSVDPLKFKDSKKYKDRIKDSIKKLGIKEAVLCGEGKLNNSLVQLCVLDFGFLGGSMASAVGEKITRSIERALKKKSSLIIISCSGGARMQEGILSLMQMAKTSAALAKLSNAKIPYISILADPTTGGVTASFAMLGDINIAEPGALIGFAGPRVIEQTIKQKLPEGFQRAEFLLEHGMVDMVVMRKNLKSTLEKLLDFFKDE from the coding sequence ATGGAGTGGCTTAAAAAGCTGAAAAAACCAAAAGTTAAGATTAGAACAAAGAAAATTCAAATACCCGAAGGGTTATGGGTTAAATGCGAAAAATGTAAAGAGATTGTTTATAAAAAAGATATTGTCAATAACTTAAATATTTGTCCTAAGTGTAATCATCATTATAAATTAGGGGCTCGAGATTGGGTTTTACTCTTATTAGACGATGGAAGTTTTTCTGAATATGATTCAGGCTTGACCTCTGTCGATCCCCTTAAATTTAAGGATTCAAAGAAATATAAAGACAGAATCAAGGATTCGATCAAGAAGCTCGGTATAAAAGAAGCTGTTTTATGTGGCGAAGGGAAATTAAATAATTCTTTAGTGCAGCTGTGCGTTTTAGATTTTGGATTTCTGGGGGGCAGCATGGCATCAGCAGTAGGAGAGAAGATTACAAGGAGTATTGAAAGAGCACTAAAGAAGAAATCTTCATTAATTATTATTTCTTGTTCTGGTGGAGCGAGAATGCAAGAGGGTATTCTTTCTCTCATGCAGATGGCCAAAACAAGCGCAGCATTAGCTAAACTTTCCAATGCCAAGATACCCTATATATCGATATTAGCCGATCCGACAACAGGCGGAGTTACAGCAAGCTTTGCCATGCTGGGGGATATCAATATTGCTGAGCCAGGAGCCTTGATTGGATTCGCAGGGCCAAGAGTTATTGAACAGACGATTAAACAGAAACTTCCCGAGGGCTTTCAGAGGGCAGAATTTTTGTTAGAGCATGGTATGGTAGATATGGTGGTAATGAGAAAGAATTTAAAATCAACTTTAGAAAAGTTACTCGACTTTTTCAAGG